A stretch of the Vibrio gazogenes genome encodes the following:
- a CDS encoding type VI secretion system ImpA family N-terminal domain-containing protein, translating to MSPRLFIENTPFILTAEQEELHNHTLYQAVKKEIYRERSPFAGGTDWELVKQNSEQLAQVTGLDLAMCVYYSIACLKLDGLRGYTNGLELMYGCLVSLKEDIKESDKYIERLFHWANAQALIELQNLRASYEILRELYRCEQLCDRISYLLQSERPGVKADFESIGYIIFEQIDRLETCYQVALKRREFTENGRPAAVVQVTKPGTSWWKLALMFVLGGGLAGGGVYWWLLQTLGN from the coding sequence ATGTCCCCACGATTATTTATTGAAAACACACCTTTCATACTTACAGCCGAACAAGAAGAATTACACAATCACACCCTGTATCAGGCGGTCAAGAAAGAGATTTATCGCGAGCGTTCTCCCTTTGCCGGTGGCACGGATTGGGAACTGGTCAAACAGAACAGTGAGCAATTGGCACAAGTCACCGGACTGGATTTGGCGATGTGTGTGTATTACAGCATTGCTTGTCTCAAGCTGGATGGATTACGAGGTTACACGAACGGGCTAGAGCTGATGTATGGCTGTTTGGTGAGCCTGAAAGAGGATATCAAAGAGAGCGATAAATATATTGAGCGGTTATTTCATTGGGCCAATGCACAAGCGTTGATTGAACTGCAAAATCTTCGCGCCAGTTATGAAATATTGCGTGAGCTTTATCGTTGTGAACAGCTTTGTGATCGCATCAGTTATTTGCTTCAGTCGGAAAGACCGGGTGTGAAAGCTGATTTTGAGTCGATCGGTTATATTATTTTTGAACAGATTGATCGGTTAGAAACCTGCTATCAGGTGGCTTTAAAACGCCGGGAGTTTACCGAAAACGGCCGCCCAGCGGCGGTTGTGCAGGTTACTAAACCGGGCACCAGCTGGTGGAAACTGGCGCTGATGTTTGTGTTAGGAGGCGGTCTGGCCGGTGGTGGTGTGTACTGGTGGCTATTGCAGACACTTGGTAATTGA